From Lycium ferocissimum isolate CSIRO_LF1 chromosome 12, AGI_CSIRO_Lferr_CH_V1, whole genome shotgun sequence, one genomic window encodes:
- the LOC132039977 gene encoding bifunctional nuclease 1-like isoform X4 — translation MNSLQGPVVCPLVCGKRTGMVNSSIVKATMLRSELCGFNGISSRPVNVARLPRSRVSKLIGCSFSSSSNDNGSMAENFNESDADYVNSSVVEAVEVRSGKDGFMIKMRDGRHVKCVQNNPQGVHLPDYASNPAIVLKIEDGTGLLLPIIVLEMSSVLLMAAIRNVQLVQIFAPFQARPTMYQVLKEMVEKMGYAVKLVRVTKRVDEAYIAQLYLTKLDNDAESISFDLRPSDAINIAVKCKVRWLELITSSKLLTVMTRYCSRVLHVAGNFYVPIQVNKNLVYSDGMRIVEFANPAPPTATSNGLLFHGLDKPTGQPSIDEKEFVLVRNMLVAAVEERYRDAGTTCLSPTRLDLDIEFDGCKNI, via the exons ATGAACTCTCTGCAAGGGCCTGTTGTTTGTCCTCTGGTTTGTGGAAAGCGAACAGGTATGGTCAATTCATCTATAGTGAAGGCTACTATGCTGAGGAGTGAGCTCTGTGGGTTTAATGGGATATCTAGCCGGCCGGTTAATGTGGCTCGTCTACCACGATCACGTGTAAGCAAGTTGATCGGATGCAGTTTCAGTTCATCATCAAATGACAATGGTAGCATGGCCGAGAATTTTAACGAAAGCGATGCTGATTATGTGAATTCTAGCGTGGTTGAAGCTG TTGAAGTGCGAAGCGGGAAAGATGGTTTCATGATCAAGATGAGAGATGGCAGACATGTGAAATGCGTCCAAAACAATCCACAGGGAGTTCATCTACCTGATTATGCATCAAATCCAGCTATTGTGCTAAAGATAGAAGACGGAACTGGCCTGCTTCTTCCTATAATTGTTT TGGAGATGTCAAGTGTGTTGCTTATGGCAGCTATACGCAATGTCCAACTT GTACAAATATTTGCTCCATTTCAGGCCAGACCAACAATGTATCAAGTTTTGAAGGAAATGGTCGAGAAGATGGGTTATGCA GTTAAACTTGTTCGAGTTACCAAGCGAGTTGACGAGGCATATATTGCCCAGTTATACCTAACCAAG TTAGATAATGATGCTGAGAGTATTAGTTTCGATCTTCGTCCTTCTGATGCAATCAACATTGCTgtgaaatgcaaggtaaggtgGTTGGAGCTTATTACTTCTTCGAAATTGTTGACGGTGATGACACGCTATTGTTCTCGAGTTCTACATGTTGCAGGCAATTTCTAT GTGCCAATACAAGTCAATAAAAACTTGGTGTACAGTGATGGCATGAGGATTGTTGAGTTTGCAAATCCTGCACCGCCCACTGCCACTTCAAATGGCCTATTGTTCCATGGGCTTGACAA ACCGACTGGGCAGCCATCCATTGACGAAAAGGAGTTTGTTCTTGTGCGGAACATGCTGGTTGCTGCAGTAGAAGAACGATACAGAGATGCAG GGACAACATGTTTGTCGCCAACCAGATTGGATTTAGACATTGAGTTTGATGGCTGCAAAAATATTTGA
- the LOC132039977 gene encoding bifunctional nuclease 1-like isoform X6 — MVNSSIVKATMLRSELCGFNGISSRPVNVARLPRSRVSKLIGCSFSSSSNDNGSMAENFNESDADYVNSSVVEAVEVRSGKDGFMIKMRDGRHVKCVQNNPQGVHLPDYASNPAIVLKIEDGTGLLLPIIVLEMSSVLLMAAIRNVQLVQIFAPFQARPTMYQVLKEMVEKMGYAVKLVRVTKRVDEAYIAQLYLTKLDNDAESISFDLRPSDAINIAVKCKVRWLELITSSKLLTVMTRYCSRVLHVAGNFYVPIQVNKNLVYSDGMRIVEFANPAPPTATSNGLLFHGLDNSDYHYGFRPTGQPSIDEKEFVLVRNMLVAAVEERYRDAGTTCLSPTRLDLDIEFDGCKNI, encoded by the exons ATGGTCAATTCATCTATAGTGAAGGCTACTATGCTGAGGAGTGAGCTCTGTGGGTTTAATGGGATATCTAGCCGGCCGGTTAATGTGGCTCGTCTACCACGATCACGTGTAAGCAAGTTGATCGGATGCAGTTTCAGTTCATCATCAAATGACAATGGTAGCATGGCCGAGAATTTTAACGAAAGCGATGCTGATTATGTGAATTCTAGCGTGGTTGAAGCTG TTGAAGTGCGAAGCGGGAAAGATGGTTTCATGATCAAGATGAGAGATGGCAGACATGTGAAATGCGTCCAAAACAATCCACAGGGAGTTCATCTACCTGATTATGCATCAAATCCAGCTATTGTGCTAAAGATAGAAGACGGAACTGGCCTGCTTCTTCCTATAATTGTTT TGGAGATGTCAAGTGTGTTGCTTATGGCAGCTATACGCAATGTCCAACTT GTACAAATATTTGCTCCATTTCAGGCCAGACCAACAATGTATCAAGTTTTGAAGGAAATGGTCGAGAAGATGGGTTATGCA GTTAAACTTGTTCGAGTTACCAAGCGAGTTGACGAGGCATATATTGCCCAGTTATACCTAACCAAG TTAGATAATGATGCTGAGAGTATTAGTTTCGATCTTCGTCCTTCTGATGCAATCAACATTGCTgtgaaatgcaaggtaaggtgGTTGGAGCTTATTACTTCTTCGAAATTGTTGACGGTGATGACACGCTATTGTTCTCGAGTTCTACATGTTGCAGGCAATTTCTAT GTGCCAATACAAGTCAATAAAAACTTGGTGTACAGTGATGGCATGAGGATTGTTGAGTTTGCAAATCCTGCACCGCCCACTGCCACTTCAAATGGCCTATTGTTCCATGGGCTTGACAA TTCTGATTATCATTATGGATTCAGACCGACTGGGCAGCCATCCATTGACGAAAAGGAGTTTGTTCTTGTGCGGAACATGCTGGTTGCTGCAGTAGAAGAACGATACAGAGATGCAG GGACAACATGTTTGTCGCCAACCAGATTGGATTTAGACATTGAGTTTGATGGCTGCAAAAATATTTGA
- the LOC132039977 gene encoding bifunctional nuclease 1-like isoform X3 — translation MNSLQGPVVCPLVCGKRTGMVNSSIVKATMLRSELCGFNGISSRPVNVARLPRSRVSKLIGCSFSSSSNDNGSMAENFNESDADYVNSSVVEAVEVRSGKDGFMIKMRDGRHVKCVQNNPQGVHLPDYASNPAIVLKIEDGTGLLLPIIVLEMSSVLLMAAIRNVQLARPTMYQVLKEMVEKMGYAVKLVRVTKRVDEAYIAQLYLTKLDNDAESISFDLRPSDAINIAVKCKVRWLELITSSKLLTVMTRYCSRVLHVAGNFYVPIQVNKNLVYSDGMRIVEFANPAPPTATSNGLLFHGLDNSDYHYGFRPTGQPSIDEKEFVLVRNMLVAAVEERYRDAGTTCLSPTRLDLDIEFDGCKNI, via the exons ATGAACTCTCTGCAAGGGCCTGTTGTTTGTCCTCTGGTTTGTGGAAAGCGAACAGGTATGGTCAATTCATCTATAGTGAAGGCTACTATGCTGAGGAGTGAGCTCTGTGGGTTTAATGGGATATCTAGCCGGCCGGTTAATGTGGCTCGTCTACCACGATCACGTGTAAGCAAGTTGATCGGATGCAGTTTCAGTTCATCATCAAATGACAATGGTAGCATGGCCGAGAATTTTAACGAAAGCGATGCTGATTATGTGAATTCTAGCGTGGTTGAAGCTG TTGAAGTGCGAAGCGGGAAAGATGGTTTCATGATCAAGATGAGAGATGGCAGACATGTGAAATGCGTCCAAAACAATCCACAGGGAGTTCATCTACCTGATTATGCATCAAATCCAGCTATTGTGCTAAAGATAGAAGACGGAACTGGCCTGCTTCTTCCTATAATTGTTT TGGAGATGTCAAGTGTGTTGCTTATGGCAGCTATACGCAATGTCCAACTT GCCAGACCAACAATGTATCAAGTTTTGAAGGAAATGGTCGAGAAGATGGGTTATGCA GTTAAACTTGTTCGAGTTACCAAGCGAGTTGACGAGGCATATATTGCCCAGTTATACCTAACCAAG TTAGATAATGATGCTGAGAGTATTAGTTTCGATCTTCGTCCTTCTGATGCAATCAACATTGCTgtgaaatgcaaggtaaggtgGTTGGAGCTTATTACTTCTTCGAAATTGTTGACGGTGATGACACGCTATTGTTCTCGAGTTCTACATGTTGCAGGCAATTTCTAT GTGCCAATACAAGTCAATAAAAACTTGGTGTACAGTGATGGCATGAGGATTGTTGAGTTTGCAAATCCTGCACCGCCCACTGCCACTTCAAATGGCCTATTGTTCCATGGGCTTGACAA TTCTGATTATCATTATGGATTCAGACCGACTGGGCAGCCATCCATTGACGAAAAGGAGTTTGTTCTTGTGCGGAACATGCTGGTTGCTGCAGTAGAAGAACGATACAGAGATGCAG GGACAACATGTTTGTCGCCAACCAGATTGGATTTAGACATTGAGTTTGATGGCTGCAAAAATATTTGA
- the LOC132039977 gene encoding bifunctional nuclease 1-like isoform X7: MNSLQGPVVCPLVCGKRTGMVNSSIVKATMLRSELCGFNGISSRPVNVARLPRSRVSKLIGCSFSSSSNDNGSMAENFNESDADYVNSSVVEAVEVRSGKDGFMIKMRDGRHVKCVQNNPQGVHLPDYASNPAIVLKIEDGTGLLLPIIVLEMSSVLLMAAIRNVQLVQIFAPFQARPTMYQVLKEMVEKMGYAVKLVRVTKRVDEAYIAQLYLTKLDNDAESISFDLRPSDAINIAVKCKVPIQVNKNLVYSDGMRIVEFANPAPPTATSNGLLFHGLDNSDYHYGFRPTGQPSIDEKEFVLVRNMLVAAVEERYRDAGTTCLSPTRLDLDIEFDGCKNI, encoded by the exons ATGAACTCTCTGCAAGGGCCTGTTGTTTGTCCTCTGGTTTGTGGAAAGCGAACAGGTATGGTCAATTCATCTATAGTGAAGGCTACTATGCTGAGGAGTGAGCTCTGTGGGTTTAATGGGATATCTAGCCGGCCGGTTAATGTGGCTCGTCTACCACGATCACGTGTAAGCAAGTTGATCGGATGCAGTTTCAGTTCATCATCAAATGACAATGGTAGCATGGCCGAGAATTTTAACGAAAGCGATGCTGATTATGTGAATTCTAGCGTGGTTGAAGCTG TTGAAGTGCGAAGCGGGAAAGATGGTTTCATGATCAAGATGAGAGATGGCAGACATGTGAAATGCGTCCAAAACAATCCACAGGGAGTTCATCTACCTGATTATGCATCAAATCCAGCTATTGTGCTAAAGATAGAAGACGGAACTGGCCTGCTTCTTCCTATAATTGTTT TGGAGATGTCAAGTGTGTTGCTTATGGCAGCTATACGCAATGTCCAACTT GTACAAATATTTGCTCCATTTCAGGCCAGACCAACAATGTATCAAGTTTTGAAGGAAATGGTCGAGAAGATGGGTTATGCA GTTAAACTTGTTCGAGTTACCAAGCGAGTTGACGAGGCATATATTGCCCAGTTATACCTAACCAAG TTAGATAATGATGCTGAGAGTATTAGTTTCGATCTTCGTCCTTCTGATGCAATCAACATTGCTgtgaaatgcaag GTGCCAATACAAGTCAATAAAAACTTGGTGTACAGTGATGGCATGAGGATTGTTGAGTTTGCAAATCCTGCACCGCCCACTGCCACTTCAAATGGCCTATTGTTCCATGGGCTTGACAA TTCTGATTATCATTATGGATTCAGACCGACTGGGCAGCCATCCATTGACGAAAAGGAGTTTGTTCTTGTGCGGAACATGCTGGTTGCTGCAGTAGAAGAACGATACAGAGATGCAG GGACAACATGTTTGTCGCCAACCAGATTGGATTTAGACATTGAGTTTGATGGCTGCAAAAATATTTGA
- the LOC132039977 gene encoding bifunctional nuclease 1-like isoform X1 gives MNSLQGPVVCPLVCGKRTGMVNSSIVKATMLRSELCGFNGISSRPVNVARLPRSRVSKLIGCSFSSSSNDNGSMAENFNESDADYVNSSVVEAVEVRSGKDGFMIKMRDGRHVKCVQNNPQGVHLPDYASNPAIVLKIEDGTGLLLPIIVLEMSSVLLMAAIRNVQLVQIFAPFQARPTMYQVLKEMVEKMGYAVKLVRVTKRVDEAYIAQLYLTKLDNDAESISFDLRPSDAINIAVKCKVRWLELITSSKLLTVMTRYCSRVLHVAGNFYVPIQVNKNLVYSDGMRIVEFANPAPPTATSNGLLFHGLDNSDYHYGFRPTGQPSIDEKEFVLVRNMLVAAVEERYRDAGTTCLSPTRLDLDIEFDGCKNI, from the exons ATGAACTCTCTGCAAGGGCCTGTTGTTTGTCCTCTGGTTTGTGGAAAGCGAACAGGTATGGTCAATTCATCTATAGTGAAGGCTACTATGCTGAGGAGTGAGCTCTGTGGGTTTAATGGGATATCTAGCCGGCCGGTTAATGTGGCTCGTCTACCACGATCACGTGTAAGCAAGTTGATCGGATGCAGTTTCAGTTCATCATCAAATGACAATGGTAGCATGGCCGAGAATTTTAACGAAAGCGATGCTGATTATGTGAATTCTAGCGTGGTTGAAGCTG TTGAAGTGCGAAGCGGGAAAGATGGTTTCATGATCAAGATGAGAGATGGCAGACATGTGAAATGCGTCCAAAACAATCCACAGGGAGTTCATCTACCTGATTATGCATCAAATCCAGCTATTGTGCTAAAGATAGAAGACGGAACTGGCCTGCTTCTTCCTATAATTGTTT TGGAGATGTCAAGTGTGTTGCTTATGGCAGCTATACGCAATGTCCAACTT GTACAAATATTTGCTCCATTTCAGGCCAGACCAACAATGTATCAAGTTTTGAAGGAAATGGTCGAGAAGATGGGTTATGCA GTTAAACTTGTTCGAGTTACCAAGCGAGTTGACGAGGCATATATTGCCCAGTTATACCTAACCAAG TTAGATAATGATGCTGAGAGTATTAGTTTCGATCTTCGTCCTTCTGATGCAATCAACATTGCTgtgaaatgcaaggtaaggtgGTTGGAGCTTATTACTTCTTCGAAATTGTTGACGGTGATGACACGCTATTGTTCTCGAGTTCTACATGTTGCAGGCAATTTCTAT GTGCCAATACAAGTCAATAAAAACTTGGTGTACAGTGATGGCATGAGGATTGTTGAGTTTGCAAATCCTGCACCGCCCACTGCCACTTCAAATGGCCTATTGTTCCATGGGCTTGACAA TTCTGATTATCATTATGGATTCAGACCGACTGGGCAGCCATCCATTGACGAAAAGGAGTTTGTTCTTGTGCGGAACATGCTGGTTGCTGCAGTAGAAGAACGATACAGAGATGCAG GGACAACATGTTTGTCGCCAACCAGATTGGATTTAGACATTGAGTTTGATGGCTGCAAAAATATTTGA
- the LOC132039977 gene encoding bifunctional nuclease 1-like isoform X8, which translates to MNSLQGPVVCPLVCGKRTGMVNSSIVKATMLRSELCGFNGISSRPVNVARLPRSRVSKLIGCSFSSSSNDNGSMAENFNESDADYVNSSVVEAVEVRSGKDGFMIKMRDGRHVKCVQNNPQGVHLPDYASNPAIVLKIEDGTGLLLPIIVLEMSSVLLMAAIRNVQLVQIFAPFQARPTMYQVLKEMVEKMGYAVKLVRVTKRVDEAYIAQLYLTKLDNDAESISFDLRPSDAINIAVKCKVPIQVNKNLVYSDGMRIVEFANPAPPTATSNGLLFHGLDKPTGQPSIDEKEFVLVRNMLVAAVEERYRDAGTTCLSPTRLDLDIEFDGCKNI; encoded by the exons ATGAACTCTCTGCAAGGGCCTGTTGTTTGTCCTCTGGTTTGTGGAAAGCGAACAGGTATGGTCAATTCATCTATAGTGAAGGCTACTATGCTGAGGAGTGAGCTCTGTGGGTTTAATGGGATATCTAGCCGGCCGGTTAATGTGGCTCGTCTACCACGATCACGTGTAAGCAAGTTGATCGGATGCAGTTTCAGTTCATCATCAAATGACAATGGTAGCATGGCCGAGAATTTTAACGAAAGCGATGCTGATTATGTGAATTCTAGCGTGGTTGAAGCTG TTGAAGTGCGAAGCGGGAAAGATGGTTTCATGATCAAGATGAGAGATGGCAGACATGTGAAATGCGTCCAAAACAATCCACAGGGAGTTCATCTACCTGATTATGCATCAAATCCAGCTATTGTGCTAAAGATAGAAGACGGAACTGGCCTGCTTCTTCCTATAATTGTTT TGGAGATGTCAAGTGTGTTGCTTATGGCAGCTATACGCAATGTCCAACTT GTACAAATATTTGCTCCATTTCAGGCCAGACCAACAATGTATCAAGTTTTGAAGGAAATGGTCGAGAAGATGGGTTATGCA GTTAAACTTGTTCGAGTTACCAAGCGAGTTGACGAGGCATATATTGCCCAGTTATACCTAACCAAG TTAGATAATGATGCTGAGAGTATTAGTTTCGATCTTCGTCCTTCTGATGCAATCAACATTGCTgtgaaatgcaag GTGCCAATACAAGTCAATAAAAACTTGGTGTACAGTGATGGCATGAGGATTGTTGAGTTTGCAAATCCTGCACCGCCCACTGCCACTTCAAATGGCCTATTGTTCCATGGGCTTGACAA ACCGACTGGGCAGCCATCCATTGACGAAAAGGAGTTTGTTCTTGTGCGGAACATGCTGGTTGCTGCAGTAGAAGAACGATACAGAGATGCAG GGACAACATGTTTGTCGCCAACCAGATTGGATTTAGACATTGAGTTTGATGGCTGCAAAAATATTTGA
- the LOC132039977 gene encoding bifunctional nuclease 1-like isoform X5, whose translation MNSLQGPVVCPLVCGKRTGMVNSSIVKATMLRSELCGFNGISSRPVNVARLPRSRVSKLIGCSFSSSSNDNGSMAENFNESDADYVNSSVVEAVEVRSGKDGFMIKMRDGRHVKCVQNNPQGVHLPDYASNPAIVLKIEDGTGLLLPIIVLEMSSVLLMAAIRNVQLVQIFAPFQARPTMYQVLKEMVEKMGYAVKLVRVTKRVDEAYIAQLYLTKLDNDAESISFDLRPSDAINIAVKCKVRWLELITSSKLLTVMTRYCSRVLHVAGNFYVPIQVNKNLVYSDGMRIVEFANPAPPTATSNGLLFHGLDKPTGQPSIDEKEFVLVRNMLVAAVEERYRDAALWRDKLTQLRSNKNWT comes from the exons ATGAACTCTCTGCAAGGGCCTGTTGTTTGTCCTCTGGTTTGTGGAAAGCGAACAGGTATGGTCAATTCATCTATAGTGAAGGCTACTATGCTGAGGAGTGAGCTCTGTGGGTTTAATGGGATATCTAGCCGGCCGGTTAATGTGGCTCGTCTACCACGATCACGTGTAAGCAAGTTGATCGGATGCAGTTTCAGTTCATCATCAAATGACAATGGTAGCATGGCCGAGAATTTTAACGAAAGCGATGCTGATTATGTGAATTCTAGCGTGGTTGAAGCTG TTGAAGTGCGAAGCGGGAAAGATGGTTTCATGATCAAGATGAGAGATGGCAGACATGTGAAATGCGTCCAAAACAATCCACAGGGAGTTCATCTACCTGATTATGCATCAAATCCAGCTATTGTGCTAAAGATAGAAGACGGAACTGGCCTGCTTCTTCCTATAATTGTTT TGGAGATGTCAAGTGTGTTGCTTATGGCAGCTATACGCAATGTCCAACTT GTACAAATATTTGCTCCATTTCAGGCCAGACCAACAATGTATCAAGTTTTGAAGGAAATGGTCGAGAAGATGGGTTATGCA GTTAAACTTGTTCGAGTTACCAAGCGAGTTGACGAGGCATATATTGCCCAGTTATACCTAACCAAG TTAGATAATGATGCTGAGAGTATTAGTTTCGATCTTCGTCCTTCTGATGCAATCAACATTGCTgtgaaatgcaaggtaaggtgGTTGGAGCTTATTACTTCTTCGAAATTGTTGACGGTGATGACACGCTATTGTTCTCGAGTTCTACATGTTGCAGGCAATTTCTAT GTGCCAATACAAGTCAATAAAAACTTGGTGTACAGTGATGGCATGAGGATTGTTGAGTTTGCAAATCCTGCACCGCCCACTGCCACTTCAAATGGCCTATTGTTCCATGGGCTTGACAA ACCGACTGGGCAGCCATCCATTGACGAAAAGGAGTTTGTTCTTGTGCGGAACATGCTGGTTGCTGCAGTAGAAGAACGATACAGAGATGCAG CTCTTTGGAGGGACAAGCTTACTCAACTTCGATCCAACAAGAATTGGACATAG
- the LOC132039977 gene encoding bifunctional nuclease 1-like isoform X2, protein MNSLQGPVVCPLVCGKRTGMVNSSIVKATMLRSELCGFNGISSRPVNVARLPRSRVSKLIGCSFSSSSNDNGSMAENFNESDADYVNSSVVEAVEVRSGKDGFMIKMRDGRHVKCVQNNPQGVHLPDYASNPAIVLKIEDGTGLLLPIIVLEMSSVLLMAAIRNVQLVQIFAPFQARPTMYQVLKEMVEKMGYAVKLVRVTKRVDEAYIAQLYLTKLDNDAESISFDLRPSDAINIAVKCKVRWLELITSSKLLTVMTRYCSRVLHVAGNFYVPIQVNKNLVYSDGMRIVEFANPAPPTATSNGLLFHGLDNSDYHYGFRPTGQPSIDEKEFVLVRNMLVAAVEERYRDAALWRDKLTQLRSNKNWT, encoded by the exons ATGAACTCTCTGCAAGGGCCTGTTGTTTGTCCTCTGGTTTGTGGAAAGCGAACAGGTATGGTCAATTCATCTATAGTGAAGGCTACTATGCTGAGGAGTGAGCTCTGTGGGTTTAATGGGATATCTAGCCGGCCGGTTAATGTGGCTCGTCTACCACGATCACGTGTAAGCAAGTTGATCGGATGCAGTTTCAGTTCATCATCAAATGACAATGGTAGCATGGCCGAGAATTTTAACGAAAGCGATGCTGATTATGTGAATTCTAGCGTGGTTGAAGCTG TTGAAGTGCGAAGCGGGAAAGATGGTTTCATGATCAAGATGAGAGATGGCAGACATGTGAAATGCGTCCAAAACAATCCACAGGGAGTTCATCTACCTGATTATGCATCAAATCCAGCTATTGTGCTAAAGATAGAAGACGGAACTGGCCTGCTTCTTCCTATAATTGTTT TGGAGATGTCAAGTGTGTTGCTTATGGCAGCTATACGCAATGTCCAACTT GTACAAATATTTGCTCCATTTCAGGCCAGACCAACAATGTATCAAGTTTTGAAGGAAATGGTCGAGAAGATGGGTTATGCA GTTAAACTTGTTCGAGTTACCAAGCGAGTTGACGAGGCATATATTGCCCAGTTATACCTAACCAAG TTAGATAATGATGCTGAGAGTATTAGTTTCGATCTTCGTCCTTCTGATGCAATCAACATTGCTgtgaaatgcaaggtaaggtgGTTGGAGCTTATTACTTCTTCGAAATTGTTGACGGTGATGACACGCTATTGTTCTCGAGTTCTACATGTTGCAGGCAATTTCTAT GTGCCAATACAAGTCAATAAAAACTTGGTGTACAGTGATGGCATGAGGATTGTTGAGTTTGCAAATCCTGCACCGCCCACTGCCACTTCAAATGGCCTATTGTTCCATGGGCTTGACAA TTCTGATTATCATTATGGATTCAGACCGACTGGGCAGCCATCCATTGACGAAAAGGAGTTTGTTCTTGTGCGGAACATGCTGGTTGCTGCAGTAGAAGAACGATACAGAGATGCAG CTCTTTGGAGGGACAAGCTTACTCAACTTCGATCCAACAAGAATTGGACATAG
- the LOC132039977 gene encoding bifunctional nuclease 1-like isoform X10, whose translation MNSLQGPVVCPLVCGKRTGMVNSSIVKATMLRSELCGFNGISSRPVNVARLPRSRVSKLIGCSFSSSSNDNGSMAENFNESDADYVNSSVVEAVEVRSGKDGFMIKMRDGRHVKCVQNNPQGVHLPDYASNPAIVLKIEDGTGLLLPIIVLEMSSVLLMAAIRNVQLARPTMYQVLKEMVEKMGYAVKLVRVTKRVDEAYIAQLYLTKLDNDAESISFDLRPSDAINIAVKCKVPIQVNKNLVYSDGMRIVEFANPAPPTATSNGLLFHGLDKPTGQPSIDEKEFVLVRNMLVAAVEERYRDAALWRDKLTQLRSNKNWT comes from the exons ATGAACTCTCTGCAAGGGCCTGTTGTTTGTCCTCTGGTTTGTGGAAAGCGAACAGGTATGGTCAATTCATCTATAGTGAAGGCTACTATGCTGAGGAGTGAGCTCTGTGGGTTTAATGGGATATCTAGCCGGCCGGTTAATGTGGCTCGTCTACCACGATCACGTGTAAGCAAGTTGATCGGATGCAGTTTCAGTTCATCATCAAATGACAATGGTAGCATGGCCGAGAATTTTAACGAAAGCGATGCTGATTATGTGAATTCTAGCGTGGTTGAAGCTG TTGAAGTGCGAAGCGGGAAAGATGGTTTCATGATCAAGATGAGAGATGGCAGACATGTGAAATGCGTCCAAAACAATCCACAGGGAGTTCATCTACCTGATTATGCATCAAATCCAGCTATTGTGCTAAAGATAGAAGACGGAACTGGCCTGCTTCTTCCTATAATTGTTT TGGAGATGTCAAGTGTGTTGCTTATGGCAGCTATACGCAATGTCCAACTT GCCAGACCAACAATGTATCAAGTTTTGAAGGAAATGGTCGAGAAGATGGGTTATGCA GTTAAACTTGTTCGAGTTACCAAGCGAGTTGACGAGGCATATATTGCCCAGTTATACCTAACCAAG TTAGATAATGATGCTGAGAGTATTAGTTTCGATCTTCGTCCTTCTGATGCAATCAACATTGCTgtgaaatgcaag GTGCCAATACAAGTCAATAAAAACTTGGTGTACAGTGATGGCATGAGGATTGTTGAGTTTGCAAATCCTGCACCGCCCACTGCCACTTCAAATGGCCTATTGTTCCATGGGCTTGACAA ACCGACTGGGCAGCCATCCATTGACGAAAAGGAGTTTGTTCTTGTGCGGAACATGCTGGTTGCTGCAGTAGAAGAACGATACAGAGATGCAG CTCTTTGGAGGGACAAGCTTACTCAACTTCGATCCAACAAGAATTGGACATAG
- the LOC132039977 gene encoding bifunctional nuclease 1-like isoform X9 — protein sequence MNSLQGPVVCPLVCGKRTGMVNSSIVKATMLRSELCGFNGISSRPVNVARLPRSRVSKLIGCSFSSSSNDNGSMAENFNESDADYVNSSVVEAVEVRSGKDGFMIKMRDGRHVKCVQNNPQGVHLPDYASNPAIVLKIEDGTGLLLPIIVLEMSSVLLMAAIRNVQLVQIFAPFQARPTMYQVLKEMVEKMGYAVKLVRVTKRVDEAYIAQLYLTKLDNDAESISFDLRPSDAINIAVKCKVPIQVNKNLVYSDGMRIVEFANPAPPTATSNGLLFHGLDKPTGQPSIDEKEFVLVRNMLVAAVEERYRDAALWRDKLTQLRSNKNWT from the exons ATGAACTCTCTGCAAGGGCCTGTTGTTTGTCCTCTGGTTTGTGGAAAGCGAACAGGTATGGTCAATTCATCTATAGTGAAGGCTACTATGCTGAGGAGTGAGCTCTGTGGGTTTAATGGGATATCTAGCCGGCCGGTTAATGTGGCTCGTCTACCACGATCACGTGTAAGCAAGTTGATCGGATGCAGTTTCAGTTCATCATCAAATGACAATGGTAGCATGGCCGAGAATTTTAACGAAAGCGATGCTGATTATGTGAATTCTAGCGTGGTTGAAGCTG TTGAAGTGCGAAGCGGGAAAGATGGTTTCATGATCAAGATGAGAGATGGCAGACATGTGAAATGCGTCCAAAACAATCCACAGGGAGTTCATCTACCTGATTATGCATCAAATCCAGCTATTGTGCTAAAGATAGAAGACGGAACTGGCCTGCTTCTTCCTATAATTGTTT TGGAGATGTCAAGTGTGTTGCTTATGGCAGCTATACGCAATGTCCAACTT GTACAAATATTTGCTCCATTTCAGGCCAGACCAACAATGTATCAAGTTTTGAAGGAAATGGTCGAGAAGATGGGTTATGCA GTTAAACTTGTTCGAGTTACCAAGCGAGTTGACGAGGCATATATTGCCCAGTTATACCTAACCAAG TTAGATAATGATGCTGAGAGTATTAGTTTCGATCTTCGTCCTTCTGATGCAATCAACATTGCTgtgaaatgcaag GTGCCAATACAAGTCAATAAAAACTTGGTGTACAGTGATGGCATGAGGATTGTTGAGTTTGCAAATCCTGCACCGCCCACTGCCACTTCAAATGGCCTATTGTTCCATGGGCTTGACAA ACCGACTGGGCAGCCATCCATTGACGAAAAGGAGTTTGTTCTTGTGCGGAACATGCTGGTTGCTGCAGTAGAAGAACGATACAGAGATGCAG CTCTTTGGAGGGACAAGCTTACTCAACTTCGATCCAACAAGAATTGGACATAG